A window from Lytechinus pictus isolate F3 Inbred chromosome 9, Lp3.0, whole genome shotgun sequence encodes these proteins:
- the LOC129268440 gene encoding peptidyl-prolyl cis-trans isomerase FKBP4-like, whose product MTNDKVAPSTTTEEEYQPFPDPLLGTGQDVTPNGDGGVLKAIRKEGDTIEEDRPLKGDKVFVHYIGSLTDGTLFDSSRSRNEKFSFTLGKGEVIKAWDMGVATMRRGEIAVFTCKPEYAYGKTSKGKIPADSTLVFEVELFDWKGEDLSENNEEGIVRRIVTEGEGYDTPNDEAEVEAHIIGSYDGREFENRVVKYTVTEGNDAGIVEGLEIAIKRMKKGEKARLKVKSKYAYGSKGNAEYNIPGNADVTYEVTLAKFEKAKEPWEMDVSEKIEQSEIVKAKGTNYFKQGKYQEAIKQWKKIITYLETETITDEEQKKKSEAMQLAANLNVAMAAIKAEEFFEAVSHCNRAIELESSSVKGYFRRGQAYIHLSEFDKAKLDFLKVLEIEPENKAAKNQLTVSNQKLKQHHEKEKKIYGNMFQRFADQDRREKLARERAQGDLKVGVFSDAEKKGEKTTPEEEEENGVSSEGGEQMEDDTKESLSTEDEGKEQAMEA is encoded by the exons ATGACGAACGACAAGGTCGCACCATCCACCACAACAGAAGAGGAATATCAGCCCTTTCCTGATCCCCTCCTTGGAACTGGACAAGATGTCACCCCTAATGGCGATGGAGGAGTCCTAAAGGCTATTAGGAAAGAGGGTGATACTATTGAGGAGGATCGCCCATTAAAGGGGGATAAAGTTTTTGTTCATTATATCGGCAGTCTCACAGACGGGACCTTGTTTGACTCCAGTCGGTCGAGGAATGAGAAGTTTTCTTTCACCCTAGGAAAAG GCGAAGTAATCAAAGCATGGGATATGGGTGTTGCTACAATGAGAAGAGGAGAGATTGCTGTATTCACATGCAAACCAGAATATGCTTACGGCAAAACAA GTAAAGGGAAAATTCCAGCAGATTCTACCTTAGTATTTGAAGTGGAGCTGTTTGACTGGAAAGGGGAGGATCTGTCTGAGAATAACGAGGAAGGGATCGTTCGGCGTATTGTGACAGAAGGAGAAGGATACGACACTCCCAATGATGAGGCAGAAGTTGAAG CACACATCATTGGATCGTACGATGGAAGGGAATTTGAGAACAGAGTGGTGAAATACACAGTCACAGAGG GTAATGATGCAGGAATCGTGGAAGGACTGGAAATCGCCATCAAGAGAATGAAGAAGGGAGAGAAggcaaggttaaaggtcaaatctAAGTATGCGTACGGGTCAAAGGGCAATGCAGAATACAACATTCCAGGAAATGCTGATGTAACGTATGAAGTCACACTCGCGAAATTTGAAAAG GCAAAGGAACCGTGGGAGATGGATGTCAGCGAGAAGATTGAACAATCTGAGATCGTCAAGGCCAAAGGAACTAATTATTTCAAG caAGGAAAATACCAAGAGGCCATCAAGCAATGGAAGAAAATCATCACCTATCTGGAGACAGAAACCATCACAGACGAGGAGCAGAAGAAGAAGTCAGAGGCGATGCAGCTCGCGGCAAACCTCAACGTTGCCATGGCAGCGATCAAGGCTGAAGAGTTCTTTGAGGCTGTCAGTCATTGTAATAGG GCTATTGAGCTGGAGTCCTCCAGCGTGAAAGGCTACTTCCGTCGGGGACAGGCCTACATCCATCTTTCTGAGTTCGACAAGGCCAAGCTGGACTTCCTCAAAGTTCTAGAGATTGAGCCAGAGAACAAAGCAGCCAAGAACCAGCTGACGGTCAGTAATCAGAAGCTCAAACAGCACcacgagaaggagaagaagatcTATGGAAACATGTTCCAACGGTTCGCTGATCAGGATAGAAGA GAAAAGCTTGCAAGGGAGAGAGCTCAGGGTGATTTAAAAGTTGGTGTCTTCAGTGATgcagaaaagaaaggagagaagaCCACGccagaggaggaggaggagaacgGAGTCTCGTCGGAAGGGGGAGAACAGATGGAGGATGACACAAAGGAGAGTCTGTCAACAGAGGATGAAGGGAAGGAACAAGCAATGGAAGCATGA